GTGGTGCAGCTGGAAAGCTTCTCGTATACGGTGGCGCATGACCTGCGAGCCCCGATTCGTGCGTTGAAGGGGTACGCCCAGGTGCTGCTCGAGCAGGCAGAGGCCGAACCTGAGTTATTTCCACCAAACGGGCGCCACTACCTGGCGCGAATCGAACGGGCAGCGGGCCGGCTCGAGGCAATCACCCGCGACCTGCTTCAGTTCAGCACCATTTCGCGCCAGGATGTGACGCTTTCCGTCGTCGATTTGGAGGAACTGGTGCGCGATCTTCAGTTGTTGCGACCGACCCTGAATGACACTGTCCTGTCAGTTCAACAACCGCTGCATCGCGTAATCGGACACCGCACGCTTTTGCAACACTGCCTTTCCAACCTTTTGGATAACGCCGTTAAATTCATCGCGCCAGGCAACGCGCCTCGCATCGTGGTTCGGAGTGAGGTCATTCAAGCCAGGCTGCTTCCCCCGCGGCATCTTGCCTACAACCTGAGGCTTGGCGGTGCGCCAGACACGTCCACGATTACGGCCGCGGCACCAGAACAGCCGGGCGAGAAACTGGTGCGCATCTGGGTCGAAGACAATGGCATTGGAATCCCGCCGGAATCACAGGAGAAAATTTTCGGGATCTTCGAACGCCTGCATTCACCGGAGCAATATGAAGGCACCGGCATCGGACTGGCGATAGTCGCGAGAGCCATGGACCGGCTTGGCGGGAGCTGCGGTGTGGAATCCTTCCCGGGTAACGGCAGCCGATTCTGGCTGCTGCTCCGCAGCGCCTGATGCGGCTGCTTCGGAAATCTTCAACCCGTCAGTCTTCCGTCAGATCCGAGTTTGTCACGAAAGCAATTCGCCGGCTGTCGGGTGACCACGACGGCACATTGATCGTCCCCTGCCCGCCGTAAACATACGCGATCACCTTCGCCGTTCCGCCCGCGAACGGCATCAGCCGCAGGTAACACTGCTTGTAGTACGGGTGGTCGCGCGGATCGATGTCTCCCGGAAAACTGATGAACACTATCCACTTTCCGTCCGGTGAAATGTGCGGGAACCAATTGTTGAACTCGTCATTCGTCACCTGTTCCTGCTCGCTGCCGTCAGGCTTCATGCGCCAGAGTTGCATGCGCCCGCCGCGAGTGGAGTTGAAGTAGATGTATTTGCCATCAGGCGTGAATTCGGGACCGTCGTTCAATCCGGGCGAATCGGTCAGACGCACCTCCTGGCTCCCGCCATCCGAACGAATCTTATAGATGTCATACTTGCTGCTGCGGCCTCCCGTGTAGACAAGCCACTTGCCGTCGGGCGACCAGCCATGCAGGTACGACGGAGTTCGTGGCGTGATCCGTTTTGGAATGCCTCCCGTCGCAGACAGCGTGTAGATCGTCGACTCGCCTCCCGGTGCACTTTGATCGCTGATGCCCAGCATCGAACCATCGAAGGAAAGGACGTGGTCGTTGTTATTGCGATTGGCAAACCCCGTGTTCACGAATACCGGCGTTCGTGTCGCCAGATCAAAGCGCACCAAACTGCCCCAGTTGCCCGCGCGTCCGCTGTTGTTGTAAATCAAAGCCTTGCCATCAACCGTCCAGTTCGGCGCCTCGAACGGCTGCTTTGACTGGTGAATCTTCTCAAGCCGGCCTGAATGCACATCGAGAATCTCAAGGACGCTTCCGATGTAATCGCGATACGGCGTGAACCCCTGCCGCACGGGCCGAATGATCCGAACATCGCGAAACTTCGCGGTCTCGATCACCTCTCCGTTGTGCGAGCAAACGAACAACCCGGCCTGAACGGAATCACTCAGCTCAAATTCCTTGATCTCGCCGCTGACGAATGTTTCTCCAAAGGCCGCGACAGAAAAGATGAACGTGTTTCCGCGCCGTTCGAACTGCAGCACAGTGCCATTCGTGGAGGGCAGGACGATCTGTTCCGTTGGGCCGCCATGAACGCGGCGAAACTGAATCGATGTCAGGCCATCACCATGCACGGCG
The Verrucomicrobiia bacterium genome window above contains:
- a CDS encoding biopolymer transporter TolR; this encodes MNLLILPAMITLSSLVGSLAAVPPRVLGEFDAHGDIGSPARQGSATYDAAAQEYTVSGAGTNMWQTRDQFHFIHRPLSGNFLLRTRFEWLTPGVDPHRKAGWMARESLDPEARYVDCAVHGDGLTSIQFRRVHGGPTEQIVLPSTNGTVLQFERRGNTFIFSVAAFGETFVSGEIKEFELSDSVQAGLFVCSHNGEVIETAKFRDVRIIRPVRQGFTPYRDYIGSVLEILDVHSGRLEKIHQSKQPFEAPNWTVDGKALIYNNSGRAGNWGSLVRFDLATRTPVFVNTGFANRNNNDHVLSFDGSMLGISDQSAPGGESTIYTLSATGGIPKRITPRTPSYLHGWSPDGKWLVYTGGRSSKYDIYKIRSDGGSQEVRLTDSPGLNDGPEFTPDGKYIYFNSTRGGRMQLWRMKPDGSEQEQVTNDEFNNWFPHISPDGKWIVFISFPGDIDPRDHPYYKQCYLRLMPFAGGTAKVIAYVYGGQGTINVPSWSPDSRRIAFVTNSDLTED